A single window of Salvia splendens isolate huo1 chromosome 8, SspV2, whole genome shotgun sequence DNA harbors:
- the LOC121745311 gene encoding E3 ubiquitin-protein ligase RDUF2-like has product MDSPPPSPSFWCYQCTRIVAVASEEAVVCPHCRGGFIQSVDPTDFSPDHPRRFASPRRPRRRNAASFNPLIVLRNASDSSDSPAAEGRRSYDLYYDDGSGTGIRPLPSSMSESLLGSGFEVMLDRLSQIGFSLWARPENPPASKHAVASLPEVQIQACHVEAEAHCAVCTDPFVLGSGAREMPCKHIYHADCIFPWLDLHNSCPVCRHELPVDEPDGVSGQSGAVGLSIWRLPGGGFAVGRFVGGGEGEMPAVYSEVEGSLSLTAGAPRGIEWGPWVRRRRGGVFRRFLGNLGSIFRRGRSGSANGAPLRRTVSLRDSEPGSGESVFRRYVLRRDRSTASIPINEQ; this is encoded by the coding sequence ATGGATTCGCCTCCGCCCTCTCCCTCCTTCTGGTGCTACCAGTGCACCAGAATCGTCGCCGTCGCCTCCGAAGAAGCCGTCGTCTGTCCCCACTGCCGCGGCGGATTCATCCAGTCCGTGGACCCCACCGATTTCTCCCCCGACCACCCCCGCCGATTTGCCTCCCCGCGCCGCCCCCGCCGCCGCAACGCCGCCTCCTTCAACCCTCTGATAGTCCTCCGGAACGCATCGGATTCGTCTGACTCCCCGGCGGCCGAGGGGCGGCGGAGCTACGATCTCTACTACGACGACGGGTCGGGCACGGGTATCCGGCCGCTGCCGTCGTCGATGTCGGAGTCGCTGCTCGGATCCGGATTCGAGGTGATGCTGGACCGGCTCTCGCAGATCGGGTTCAGCCTGTGGGCCCGGCCAGAGAATCCGCCGGCGAGCAAGCACGCGGTGGCGTCGCTGCCGGAGGTGCAGATCCAGGCCTGCCACGTGGAGGCCGAGGCGCACTGCGCCGTGTGCACGGATCCGTTCGTGCTCGGGTCTGGGGCGCGCGAGATGCCCTGCAAGCACATCTACCACGCCGACTGCATATTCCCGTGGCTCGACCTCCACAACTCGTGCCCGGTCTGCCGCCACGAGCTCCCCGTCGATGAGCCGGACGGTGTCTCCGGTCAGTCCGGGGCGGTGGGGCTCTCGATCTGGCGGTTGCCCGGCGGCGGATTCGCAGTGGGGAGATTCGTCGGGGGAGGGGAGGGGGAGATGCCGGCGGTCTATTCGGAAGTGGAAGGGAGTCTCAGTCTCACCGCCGGCGCGCCGAGGGGAATTGAGTGGGGGCCGTGGGTGCGGCGGCGGAGAGGCGGCGTTTTCCGGCGTTTTCTCGGTAATTTAGGATCGATTTTTCGGAGGGGGCGCTCGGGTTCGGCAAACGGAGCTCCGTTAAGAAGGACTGTGAGTCTACGGGATTCGGAGCCGGGTTCGGGTGAATCGGTTTTCAGGAGGTATGTGCTGAGGAGGGATAGGAGCACAGCATCGATACCCATCAATGAGCAATAG
- the LOC121744356 gene encoding pumilio homolog 1-like: protein MLSELGRRPIGNNKNSFGDEYEKEIGFVRREQRRQEADDLEKELNLYRSGSAPPTVDGSLSAVGGLFNHSGGAGGPAFTDFTENSGNEFMSEEELRSDPAYLSYYYSNVNLNPRLPPPLISREDWRFSQRFQGGSSAIGDRRKVNRDDSGNDGRSMFPSPHNLNSNKQEAEGMDRLQGHVEWGSDGLIGLPGLGLGSKQKSLVEIFKDDFNRATPDSTHPSRPASRNAFDENANALSSAEAELAHLYGNFTSSDPLLSASNTHSSTGAQHGGGHTSYSYAAALGASLSRSSTPDPQRIARAPSPCPTPIGGGRAGNSEKRSINNASSFGGVSSHSKDTADLVAALSGVNLSNGIRDEEHHLSPHNEPNADGHNNYLFNAQGGQNNVRQHMYKKKQELGQSNMSSAQPANISTSDSVLSNGYVSNLSNNAYIQAELQKNGVPSNHSFRKGSSNAAVNGGGGLLHQFLDSPNSSFSNYGSGYPMSPISGQLGSPNLPPLFENAAASALAASGMDSRMLGGSNNIPELNLGRIGSQMTGSMQQAPFVDPLYLQYLRTAEFSAAQVAALNDQPVNRNYLGESYFDLLQKAYLGNLLPGQNSEYGVPLGGKTGVSSPHGYYGNPAFGLGMSYPGSPLASPAISNSVGGPGSPIRLGDFNMRYPGGLRNAAGSTIGPWHLDPSFSSSLLEEFKSNKARCFELSEITGHVVEFSADQYGSRFIQQKLETATTEEKCMVFDEIFPRALTLITDVFGNYVVQKFFEHGLPSQRRELAGKLFGHVLNLSLQMYGCRVIQKAIEVIDVDQKIKMVEELDGHIMRCVRDQNGNHVIQKCIECVPEEHIQFVVSTFFDQVVTLSTHPYGCRVIQRVLEHCKDESTQMKVMEEIMGSVSMLAQDQYGNYVVQHVLEHGKPHERTTIIQELAGKIVQMSQQKFASNVVEKCLTFGDPSERQLLVTEMLGTTDENEPLQAMMKDQFANYVVQKVLETCSDQERELIMCRIKVHLNALKKYTYGKHIVARVEKLVTAGERRIAAAAAAHTQKAA, encoded by the exons ATGTTGTCTGAATTGGGTAGAAGGCCgattggaaataataaaaattcatttgGAGATGAGTATGAAAAGGAGATAGGTTTTGTGCGTCGTGAACAGCGGAGGCAAGAGGCTGATGATCTTGAGAAGGAGCTGAATTTGTATAGGAGTGGATCGGCTCCACCTACTGTGGATGGTTCACTGAGTGCGGTTGGTGGGTTGTTCAACCACAGTGGTGGCGCGGGTGGTCCGGCTTTTACTGATTTCACGGAAAACAGTGGCAATGAGTTCATGTCTGAGGAGGAGCTTAGGTCTGATCCCGCTTATTTGTCTTATTATTACTCAAATGTCAATTTGAACCCGAGGCTGCCACCACCTCTGATCTCGAGGGAGGATTGGCGGTTTTCTCAGAGGTTTCAAGGGGGGAGTTCtgcaattggtgataggaggaagGTCAATAGGGATGATAGTGGCAATGATGGGAGATCCATGTTTCCATCGCCACATAATTTGAACTCCAACAAGCAGGAGGCTGAGGGAATGGACAGACTGCAGGGTCATGTGGAGTGGGGCAGTGATGGACTTATTGGATTGCCTGGATTAGGATTAGGTAGCAAACAAAAGAGTCTTGTAGAGATATTTAAG GATGACTTTAACCGTGCTACTCCAGATTCTACACACCCTTCAAGACCAGCCAGCAGAAATGCCTTTGATGAGAATGCCAATGCTTTGAGCTCAGCAGAAGCCGAGCTGGCTCATCTGTATGGAAATTTCACATCCTCAGACCCATTACTCTCAGCTTCAAATACGCACAGTTCAACAGGTGCTCAGCATGGTGGAGGACATACTTCATATTCTTATGCTGCTGCTTTGGGTGCATCCTTGTCAAGAAGCTCAACACCGGATCCTCAACGAATTGCAAGAGCTCCCAGCCCTTGCCCAACTCCTATTGGTGGAGGCAGGGCCGGAAATTCTGAAAAAAGAAGCATTAATAATGCCAGCTCCTTTGGTGGGGTATCTTCTCACTCAAAGGATACTGCCGATCTGGTTGCTGCCTTATCAGGAGTAAACCTCTCGAATGGCATTAGGGATGAGGAGCATCATTTGTCCCCTCATAATGAGCCTAATGCAGATGGTCACAATAACTATCTTTTTAATGCGCAGGGAGGCCAAAATAATGTTAGACAACATATGTATAAGAAAAAACAAGAACTTGGGCAGTCAAATATGTCTTCTGCTCAACCAGCAAATATAAGCACCTCTGACTCTGTTCTGAGCAATGGTTATGTATCAAATCTCAGTAATAATGCTTATATTCAGGCTGAGCTTCAGAAGAATGGTGTTCCTTCGAATCACTCATTCAGGAAAGGATCTTCTAATGCTGCAGTGAATGGTGGAGGTGGCTTACTTCATCAGTTTTTGGATAGTCCCAATTCATCCTTTTCAAATTATGGAAGTGGCTACCCTATGAGTCCAATATCGGGTCAGCTTGGGAGCCCCAATTTGCCTCCACTGTTCGAGAATGCTGCTGCGTCTGCTCTGGCTGCATCTGGAATGGACTCCAGAATGTTGGGAGGATCAAATAATATTCCCGAGTTGAATCTGGGAAGAATAGGCAGCCAGATGACTGGGAGTATGCAGCAGGCACCTTTTGTTGACCCTTTGTATCTCCAGTACTTGAGGACTGCTGAATTCTCTGCAGCACAGGTTGCAGCACTTAATGATCAACCTGTCAATAGGAACTACTTGGGTGAGTCATATTTTGACCTGCTTCAGAAGGCCTATCTTGGAAATTTGTTGCCTGGTCAGAATTCAGAGTATGGTGTTCCCCTGGGTGGAAAAACTGGTGTGTCTAGTCCTCATGGTTACTACGGGAATCCTGCTTTTGGGCTTGGAATGTCATATCCTGGAAGTCCCTTGGCTAGCCCAGCTATTTCCAATTCAGTTGGAGGACCCGGTAGCCCTATTAGGCTTGGGGACTTCAATATGAGATACCCTGGTGGGCTGAGAAATGCAGCTGGGAGTACCATTGGACCCTGGCACTTGGACCCTAGCTTCAGCTCTTCTTTGCTGGAAGAGTTCAAGAGCAATAAAGCCAGATGCTTTGAGCTTTCAGAGATCACTGGTCATGTTGTTGAGTTCag CGCTGATCAATATGGAAGCCGATTCATTCAACAAAAGCTCGAAACTGCCACAACAGAAGAGAAGTGCATGGTTTTCGATGAAATTTTTCCTCGAGCTCTAACATTAATTACTGATGTGTTTGGTAATTATGTAGTACAAAAG TTTTTTGAACATGGCCTGCCATCTCAAAGGAGAGAATTAGCTGGTAAGCTTTTTGGACATGTACTGAACCTAAGCCTCCAGATGTATGGTTGCCGAGTGATACAGAAG GCAATAGAAGTTATTGATGTTgatcaaaaaatcaaaatggtGGAAGAGCTGGATGGGCATATAATGCGATGTGTTCGTGATCAAAATGGAAATCATGTTATTCAGAAGTGCATTGAGTGCGTCCCTGAGGAGCACATTCAGTTTGTTGTGTCAACATTTTTTGACCAAGTTGTGACTCTCTCTACTCATCCGTATGGCTGTCGTGTAATCCAG AGAGTTCTCGAGCACTGTAAGGATGAAAGCACCCAGATGAAAGTGATGGAAGAGATTATGGGGTCTGTAAGCATGCTGGCACAGGATCAGTATGGGAATTATGTTGTTCAG CATGTACTGGAGCATGGGAAGCCACATGAGCGAACAACCATAATTCAGGAATTAGCTGGAAAGATAGTTCAGATGAGCCAGCAGAAATTTGCATCAAATGTTGTTGAGAAATGCTTGACTTTTGGTGACCCAAGCGAACGCCAGTTGCTGGTGACTGAGATGCTTGGCACTACTGATGAAAATGAACCCCTTCAG GCTATGATGAAAGATCAGTTTGCAAACTATGTCGTACAGAAAGTGCTCGAGACATGTAGCGATCAGGAGCGTGAACTGATCATGTGTAGAATTAAGGTCCATCTGAATGCACTGAAGAAGTACACCTATGGAAAGCATATAGTAGCTCGTGTAGAGAAACTTGTTACCGCTGGGG AGAGGAGAATAGCTGCTGCTGCCGCTGCTCACACCCAAAAGGCTGCGTAG
- the LOC121745707 gene encoding uncharacterized protein LOC121745707: MTIAAPTLESDQDLITVLRYRRIHAQTPPLCDAYTNPNNVLALDQGSCSSSDGSHISHQSFSFQGIDDHHQNLFFNDAGTSTSSSNYACFNDNPQDYYSSIEEIKELITINDGSGLSQIREDVQEEHTPKAAEDREDGGRHPYTQAETMTLFDAWIGTSNDPILGNQQTRKYFWDKVTNVYNAKKPTGAFSRNMKMLRAHFERADRDVKIFCGIYKREAEQYQSGASGSDMLRAALHVFKSDTGKDFKFPNGAPPVHTSAARVQGGEGG, translated from the exons ATGACTATAGCAGCTCCAACACTAGAAAGTGATCAAGACCTAATTACTGTATTAAGATATCGGAGAATCCATGCACAAACACCCCCACTGTGTGATGCCTACACCAACCCCAATAATGTGTTGGCGCTTGATCAAGGCAGCTGCAGCTCCTCCGATGGCAGCCATATCAGCCACCAGAGCTTCTCCTTCCAAGGAATTGACGATCACCACCAAAACCTCTTCTTCAACGACGCCGGCACCTCCACTTCCTCTTCGAATTACGCCTGCTTCAACGATAATCCGCAGGATTACTACAGCAGCATCGAGGAGATCAAGGAGCTCATCACGATCAACGACGGCAGC ggattatcccaaattagggaggatgtTCAGGAGGAACACACTCCGAAGGCGGCGGAGGACCGTGAGGACGGCGGCCGTCATCCATACACACAAGCAGAGACGATGACTCTATTCGACGCTTGGATCGGCACGTCGAACGATCCCATcctcgggaatcaacaaacccgaaAGTATTTTTGGGATAAGGTCACCAACGTATACAACGCAAAAAAGCCGACGGGGGCCTTCAGCCGCAAcatgaagatgctccgcgctcattTTGAGCGAgccgacagagatgtcaaaataTTTTGTGGGATCTACAAGAGGGAAGCGGAgcaataccaaagcggagccagtggatcCGACATGCTGAGAGCGGCTTTGCATGTCTTCAAATCCGACACCGGCAAAGATTTCAAATTTCCCAAT ggggctcctccgGTACACACGTCGGCCGCAAGGGtacaaggcggcgaaggcggctag